Proteins encoded together in one Mercenaria mercenaria strain notata chromosome 18, MADL_Memer_1, whole genome shotgun sequence window:
- the LOC123538344 gene encoding uncharacterized protein LOC123538344 → MLNISKVYIIFVVLSSVYSVPSEGWREIGISLWRSVGSAHLAAKYLKVRYISMLKAYEKMNTDQDSGDLYWVSFIAESKEGEDQECQGKVLWPLGSRRKVKSASCGPVTQ, encoded by the exons ATGTTGAATATATCAaaagtttatattatatttgtcgTGTTATCAAGTGTTTACAGTGTTCCTTCAGAAGGTTGGAGAGAAATTGGTATAAGTTTATGGAGGTCTGTTGGATCTGCGCACCTGGCGGCAAAGTATCTTAAAGTGAGATACATTAGCATGTTGAAAGCATATGAAAAAATGAAt ACAGACCAAGACTCGGGCGACCTCTACTGGGTATCATTTATAGCAGAATCTAAGGAAGGAGAA GATCAAGAATGTCAGGGAAAAGTTCTGTGGCCACTTGGAAGCAGAAGGAAAGTTAAAAGTGCAAGTTGTGGACCTGTTACGCAGTGA
- the LOC123538343 gene encoding insoluble matrix shell protein 2-like, translated as MLNISKVYIIFVVLSSVYSLPLEGWREISIELRRAVGSAYTAAKHLQVTFISMLKAYEKMNTGPNKDYYLVSFIADCNDGNRKECQAFVLWRFNPTFERKVTSARCRPVSQPEY; from the exons ATGTTGAATATATCAaaagtttatattatatttgttgtGTTATCAAGTGTTTACAGTTTACCTTTAGAAGGTTGGAGAGAAATTAGTATAGAATTAAGGAGGGCTGTTGGATCTGCGTACACGGCGGCAAAGCATCTTCAAGTAACATTCATTAGCATGTTGAAAGCATACGAAAAAATGAAt ACAGGCCCAAACAAGGATTACTATTTGGTATCATTTATAGCAGACTGTAATGATGGAAAC CGTAAAGAATGTCAGGCATTCGTTCTGTGGAGATTCAACCCGACGTTTGAAAGGAAAGTTACTAGTGCTAGGTGTAGGCCTGTTTCACAGCCAGAGTACtaa